From the genome of Argentina anserina chromosome 4, drPotAnse1.1, whole genome shotgun sequence, one region includes:
- the LOC126792449 gene encoding adenylate isopentenyltransferase 5, chloroplastic-like, whose amino-acid sequence MGFTRVPEFTTNKKHVIFILGPTGSGKTKLSVDLALQFNGEIINCDKIQVYKGGDIITNKASEIERQGIRHHLLGIIENTETDFTVEDFCHHVQAVIKEIINRNSVPIIAGGSNSYIEALVEDPKINFRPKYDCCFIWLDASLHVLYDRVSRRVDQMAEAGVVNELREMFVPGADYERGIRRAIGLPEMDPFFMAERNDEDEVTLKSLLEGGINDIKKNTCKLVERQTKKIQRLKSELGWDIHRLDVTCVHEKHGEEAGNAWKTSVLGPSLTIVECFLKKKYSSSVISRNF is encoded by the coding sequence ATGGGATTTACCAGAGTTCCGGAATTTACCACCAACAAAAAGCATGTCATTTTCATCCTGGGACCGACGGGATCTGGAAAAACTAAACTCTCTGTAGACTTAGCCTTACAGTTTAATGGTGAAATCATTAACTGTGACAAGATACAAGTTTATAAAGGTGGTGATATCATCACCAACAAAGCCTCCGAAATCGAACGCCAAGGAATCCGCCACCATTTGTTAGGGATCATTGAGAATACTGAGACAGACTTCACCGTTGAAGATTTTTGCCACCATGTTCAAGCTGTAATCAAAGAAATTATCAACCGTAACTCGGTGCCCATCATCGCCGGTGGATCGAACTCGTACATCGAAGCACTTGTTGAAGATCCAAAGATTAACTTTCGACCTAAATACGATTGTTGTTTCATATGGCTTGATGCTTCCTTACATGTATTATATGATCGTGTGTCCAGAAGAGTTGATCAGATGGCGGAGGCAGGTGTTGTGAATGAGCTAAGAGAAATGTTTGTTCCGGGGGCTGATTATGAACGTGGTATCCGTCGAGCAATTGGACTTCCAGAGATGGATCCATTTTTCATGGCGGAGAGAAATGATGAGGATGAGGTTACGCTGAAGTCATTGCTTGAAGGTGGCATCaatgatattaagaaaaacacttgcaaactcGTTGAACGCCAAACAAAGAAGATTCAGCGTCTGAAGAGTGAACTTGGATGGGACATTCATCGACTTGATGTCAcatgtgtgcatgaaaaacaCGGAGAAGAAGCTGGGAATGCATGGAAAACTTCTGTTTTGGGACCGAGCTTGACAATTGTGGAATgctttttgaagaaaaaatattCCTCAAGTGTCATATCGCGAAACTTCTAG